A genomic window from Agreia sp. COWG includes:
- a CDS encoding tape measure protein → MTEVGTGEVPIFPVFKGFRSEVVTEVDSTGQESGNRFSSAFGAAVKGIGAGIAIGVGAAVAGAAAIASKGLDRALNIQDAKAQLTGLGHDAESVSAIMGSALDSVRGTAFGLDSAATIAASSVAAGIAPGEALTRTLKLTADAATIGKASLSEMGDMVNKVATNGRLTTDVLQQFQGRGIPLLKLVADQYGVTAEEASKMVTRGEVDFATFQNALEAGVGGAALASGATARGAFKNIGAAFGRMGAMFVQPAVDGAPTLFMTIAGAIDRATTSLKPLSDLLAAKLGPAMTSVGSIVDGINFDSITSKLITVYQAIVGIFELVANGSFTTEFAQAFNVTEDSPVVDVLFRIRDGIIGVTDLIVGGNFTSKFAQAFNVQEDSPVVDFLLTARQAVVDFFSAVGNAFATGDFSQITDSLGGIGAALNPLFPIFVQVGQGIGAISGNIGGLIAAGLPLLAPIIDTFTGALGYLSDNSELIAPIITTIVVAMGAYKLAQAAANVAALASLPIEASRTAAMFASAAANNRLAAATLTAAGADKASLASKLPATGAVILNTAAAIGNAIATGAVRVAQLAGAAAMGIATAAQWALNAAMNANPIAIIVIAIAALVAGLIWFFTQTELGQQIWANFTQFLGEAWANIVAVATTVFTALGEFFSTIWNFIVLIVTTYINLVLLVITTVITAIVTAWTTTWDFISTVISTVWTFIVAVVTAYINLVMAVIMAVVGAIVAAWTTTWDVVGSVISTVWSFIVSFVTAYINTVMAVISAVTSAIASTWNSTWSGISAFFSAIWNAIVSFVSGAVNGIASTITGFVSSIQSGVQSAVGFITGLPGQIMSAIGNLGDLLVDSGKALIQGFIDGIKGMVGGVGDAVGGVMDFVSGFFPHSPAQRGPFSGSGWTQLKKSGVAIGDQFAAGLESVEPALTAQLNSMKTMADLTTSISGPSSSSSSTSAGAGDSGASFAITGGNFGYNPREIFTEFQKRQRRAQMSSTTSRVRAT, encoded by the coding sequence GTGACCGAAGTTGGCACCGGTGAAGTCCCGATCTTCCCCGTCTTCAAGGGCTTCCGCTCGGAGGTTGTGACCGAGGTCGACAGCACCGGCCAGGAGTCCGGGAATCGCTTCTCCAGCGCGTTCGGTGCCGCAGTCAAGGGCATCGGGGCAGGAATCGCCATCGGCGTCGGCGCAGCAGTCGCCGGCGCCGCGGCGATCGCCAGCAAGGGTCTTGATCGAGCACTGAACATCCAGGATGCCAAGGCGCAGCTCACCGGCCTCGGTCACGATGCCGAGTCCGTCTCCGCGATCATGGGCTCCGCGCTCGACTCCGTCCGCGGAACGGCCTTCGGGCTCGACTCGGCGGCAACGATCGCCGCGTCGTCGGTCGCCGCCGGCATCGCACCCGGTGAAGCCCTCACCAGGACGCTGAAGCTCACCGCGGATGCCGCGACCATCGGTAAGGCGTCGTTGTCCGAAATGGGCGACATGGTGAACAAGGTCGCCACTAACGGCAGGCTCACCACCGACGTCCTGCAGCAGTTCCAGGGCCGCGGAATCCCACTCCTCAAGCTCGTCGCCGACCAGTACGGCGTCACCGCCGAAGAGGCGTCGAAGATGGTCACCCGCGGCGAGGTCGACTTCGCCACGTTCCAGAACGCGCTCGAGGCTGGCGTCGGCGGGGCTGCCCTCGCATCCGGTGCGACCGCTCGCGGAGCCTTCAAGAACATCGGTGCCGCCTTCGGGCGCATGGGCGCCATGTTCGTGCAGCCGGCCGTCGACGGGGCACCGACCCTGTTCATGACGATCGCCGGTGCGATCGACCGCGCCACCACATCCCTAAAGCCCCTCTCCGACCTTCTGGCGGCGAAGCTCGGCCCGGCGATGACGTCCGTCGGAAGCATCGTCGACGGCATCAACTTCGACAGCATCACGTCGAAGCTCATCACCGTCTACCAGGCGATCGTCGGCATCTTCGAGCTCGTCGCCAACGGCAGCTTCACGACCGAGTTCGCCCAGGCATTCAACGTCACCGAGGACTCGCCCGTCGTCGACGTCCTCTTCCGGATCCGAGACGGCATCATCGGCGTCACCGACCTCATCGTCGGCGGCAACTTCACCTCCAAGTTCGCGCAGGCGTTCAACGTGCAAGAAGACTCGCCCGTCGTCGATTTCCTGCTGACCGCGCGCCAGGCCGTCGTCGACTTCTTCTCCGCCGTGGGCAACGCCTTCGCCACCGGCGACTTCAGCCAGATCACCGACTCCCTCGGTGGCATCGGCGCCGCGCTCAACCCGCTGTTCCCGATCTTCGTGCAAGTAGGCCAGGGCATCGGCGCCATCTCCGGCAACATCGGCGGTCTTATCGCCGCCGGCCTCCCACTGCTCGCGCCGATCATCGACACCTTCACCGGGGCGCTCGGCTACCTCTCCGACAACTCGGAGCTCATTGCCCCGATCATCACCACCATCGTCGTGGCGATGGGCGCGTACAAGCTCGCCCAGGCCGCCGCGAACGTCGCGGCCCTCGCTTCTCTCCCCATCGAGGCCTCGCGCACCGCGGCGATGTTCGCCTCCGCTGCAGCGAACAACCGTCTCGCCGCGGCGACGCTGACCGCGGCCGGCGCCGACAAGGCGAGCCTCGCATCCAAGCTGCCCGCCACCGGTGCAGTGATCCTCAACACCGCCGCCGCGATCGGCAACGCGATCGCGACCGGCGCCGTCCGCGTGGCACAGCTTGCCGGAGCGGCGGCCATGGGCATCGCGACAGCTGCGCAGTGGGCGCTCAACGCGGCGATGAACGCGAACCCGATCGCGATCATCGTGATCGCGATCGCCGCGCTCGTCGCCGGTCTCATCTGGTTCTTCACCCAGACCGAGCTCGGCCAGCAGATCTGGGCGAACTTCACCCAGTTCCTCGGCGAGGCCTGGGCCAACATCGTGGCCGTCGCCACAACCGTGTTCACCGCGCTCGGGGAGTTTTTCTCCACGATCTGGAACTTCATCGTGCTCATCGTGACCACCTACATCAACCTGGTGCTGCTGGTCATCACGACGGTGATCACGGCGATCGTCACAGCGTGGACCACGACCTGGGACTTCATCAGCACGGTCATCTCGACCGTGTGGACGTTCATCGTCGCCGTCGTCACCGCCTACATCAACCTGGTGATGGCCGTCATCATGGCGGTCGTCGGAGCGATCGTCGCGGCCTGGACCACGACCTGGGATGTCGTCGGCTCGGTGATCTCGACCGTCTGGTCGTTCATCGTGTCGTTCGTCACCGCCTACATCAACACGGTCATGGCGGTCATCTCCGCGGTCACGAGCGCGATCGCGTCGACCTGGAACTCCACCTGGTCGGGGATCAGCGCGTTCTTCAGCGCCATCTGGAACGCGATCGTGTCGTTCGTCTCCGGCGCCGTCAACGGCATTGCCTCCACGATCACCGGCTTCGTCTCGAGCATCCAATCGGGTGTGCAGAGCGCGGTCGGATTCATCACCGGGCTGCCCGGCCAGATCATGAGCGCGATTGGCAACCTCGGTGACCTGCTCGTCGACTCCGGCAAGGCGCTCATCCAGGGCTTCATCGACGGCATCAAGGGCATGGTCGGGGGAGTCGGCGACGCCGTAGGCGGCGTCATGGACTTCGTCAGCGGATTCTTCCCGCACTCGCCCGCCCAGCGAGGACCGTTCTCCGGATCCGGGTGGACGCAGCTGAAGAAATCCGGCGTCGCGATCGGCGATCAGTTCGCCGCCGGCCTCGAGTCGGTGGAACCGGCGCTGACCGCCCAGCTCAACTCCATGAAGACCATGGCCGACCTCACCACGTCCATCAGCGGACCGTCGAGCTCGAGCAGCTCGACGTCGGCCGGCGCAGGTGACTCGGGAGCGAGCTTCGCGATCACCGGCGGCAACTTCGGCTACAACCCGCGCGAGATCTTCACCGAGTTCCAGAAGAGACAGCGCCGGGCGCAGATGAGCTCGACGACGTCGAGAGTGAGGGCCACGTGA
- a CDS encoding HK97 gp10 family phage protein → MKFNASYFDQLGRSSGVRALVTQKAESVAARARAAAPVDTGEYRDGIHVEVSTSAHRVVATVVASSEHSMIVESQTGNLRRALNGGASGG, encoded by the coding sequence ATGAAGTTCAACGCCAGCTACTTCGACCAGCTCGGTCGCTCCAGCGGCGTGCGCGCGCTCGTCACCCAGAAAGCCGAGAGCGTCGCCGCTCGAGCGCGCGCCGCGGCGCCGGTCGACACGGGGGAGTACCGCGACGGCATCCATGTCGAAGTCTCCACCTCCGCGCACCGTGTCGTCGCCACCGTCGTCGCCTCATCCGAGCACTCGATGATCGTGGAGTCGCAGACCGGCAACCTGCGCCGCGCACTCAACGGCGGAGCGTCCGGTGGCTGA
- a CDS encoding phage major capsid protein, producing the protein MADITREDVAALIQEEYSNVLLDTAEAESAVLSAFGTVPLGTKVTNMPVLATLPEAKWVSESATAAGGKKPTSKATWGNKQFVVEEVAVIVPIHEDVLEDATEDLIASITKMGGTAIGKKLDQAVIFGVDKPTTWLSLDLLAAAIAAGNVFQVSGTPGVNDLAGSILQAAGAVADSGADPSTILSAAGLRFKLANLRATDGTSILSRTLAGDGSFSDDIAGLAASFVKNGAWDNSDALAIVADKERVKIGVRQDITVKFLDQATVDGVNLAERDMVAFRFKARYAYVLGNTITAAGTLSEPVGAVTPAA; encoded by the coding sequence ATGGCAGATATCACTCGTGAGGACGTCGCCGCCCTCATCCAGGAGGAGTACTCCAACGTGCTCCTCGACACGGCCGAAGCAGAATCGGCAGTTCTCTCCGCGTTCGGCACCGTCCCGCTGGGCACCAAGGTCACCAACATGCCGGTGCTCGCCACCCTCCCGGAGGCCAAGTGGGTTTCGGAGTCCGCCACCGCAGCTGGTGGCAAGAAGCCGACCTCCAAGGCGACGTGGGGAAACAAGCAGTTCGTCGTCGAGGAGGTTGCGGTCATCGTGCCCATCCACGAGGACGTCCTCGAAGATGCCACCGAGGACCTCATCGCCTCCATCACCAAGATGGGCGGCACGGCCATCGGCAAGAAGCTGGACCAGGCCGTGATCTTCGGTGTGGATAAGCCCACGACGTGGCTCAGCCTCGACCTGCTCGCCGCCGCGATCGCGGCAGGAAACGTCTTCCAGGTGTCCGGCACACCCGGAGTCAACGACCTCGCCGGATCCATCCTGCAGGCGGCCGGTGCCGTCGCCGACTCGGGCGCTGACCCCTCGACGATCCTGTCCGCAGCCGGCCTCAGGTTCAAGCTCGCGAACCTGCGTGCGACCGACGGAACGTCCATCCTCAGCCGTACCCTCGCCGGCGACGGCAGCTTCTCCGATGACATCGCGGGCCTCGCTGCCTCGTTCGTGAAGAACGGCGCGTGGGACAACTCCGACGCTCTGGCGATCGTCGCCGACAAGGAGCGCGTCAAGATCGGTGTCCGCCAGGACATCACGGTCAAGTTCCTCGACCAGGCCACCGTGGACGGCGTCAACCTCGCCGAGCGCGACATGGTCGCCTTCCGGTTCAAGGCCCGCTACGCGTACGTGCTCGGTAACACGATCACGGCCGCCGGCACCCTGTCCGAGCCCGTCGGCGCCGTCACCCCCGCGGCCTGA
- a CDS encoding phage portal protein, which yields MAKTAAEIGQILADAKSEIRKEWARLATLQKKLEGKLIRTWTPDNADLEYRDLLRKASAPWLMFARDCIAQGVIIDGYTDAEVWAKAWQDNGMDGRQHAITKEAIGLGKSFIMHLPAENGRIVMRGISSLSTYAVYKDPWDDYPAWALTRIGKRKANFWNSDWYFFDNEGSYRFTGDIATPQDLEFTAHSLGETPVVMISNTLAMEGEPLSSVESAITTYERIVDATFTLEMVQRYGAFPQKWMAGGEIAKDENGNALVRSSVDGLLHASGTSGETARFGSFASASLSDVVTALDAHIKHLAAVCQVPPHYLLGAVINMSAEGIAAAESGYFRNIGERQSSLGEGYELALRTAAAMLGQTAAADDTSSQVHFADVSTRSLAQISDAIVKLSAVGAPLELLFAMIPGWSKTDVLEAARQALEAKRELLAIEQ from the coding sequence ATGGCGAAGACCGCAGCCGAGATTGGGCAGATCCTCGCCGACGCGAAAAGCGAGATCCGCAAGGAATGGGCTCGCCTCGCGACACTCCAGAAGAAGCTCGAAGGCAAGCTCATCCGAACCTGGACTCCGGACAACGCGGACCTCGAGTACCGGGATCTGCTCAGGAAAGCCTCGGCCCCTTGGTTGATGTTCGCCCGCGACTGCATCGCGCAGGGTGTGATCATCGACGGCTACACGGATGCCGAAGTGTGGGCGAAGGCCTGGCAGGACAACGGCATGGACGGCCGGCAGCACGCGATCACGAAAGAAGCGATTGGCCTCGGCAAGTCGTTCATCATGCACCTGCCGGCGGAGAACGGTCGCATCGTAATGCGCGGCATTTCATCACTCTCCACCTACGCCGTCTACAAAGACCCGTGGGACGACTACCCCGCGTGGGCGCTCACCAGAATCGGAAAGCGCAAAGCGAACTTCTGGAACTCCGACTGGTACTTCTTCGACAACGAAGGCTCCTACCGTTTCACCGGCGACATCGCCACTCCACAGGACCTCGAGTTCACGGCGCACAGCCTCGGCGAGACGCCCGTGGTGATGATCTCGAACACGCTGGCGATGGAGGGCGAGCCGCTCTCATCCGTCGAGTCCGCCATCACCACCTATGAGCGCATCGTCGACGCGACCTTCACCCTGGAAATGGTGCAGCGCTATGGGGCCTTCCCTCAGAAGTGGATGGCCGGCGGCGAGATTGCGAAAGACGAGAACGGAAACGCACTCGTCCGGTCGTCCGTCGACGGCCTTCTGCACGCCTCCGGAACGAGCGGTGAGACCGCTCGCTTTGGAAGCTTCGCATCCGCCAGCCTCAGTGACGTCGTCACCGCACTGGACGCACACATCAAACACCTTGCCGCGGTCTGCCAGGTCCCCCCGCACTACCTCCTGGGGGCCGTGATCAACATGTCCGCAGAAGGTATCGCCGCGGCCGAGTCCGGATACTTCCGGAACATCGGCGAACGTCAGAGCTCACTCGGCGAAGGCTACGAGCTCGCGCTGCGCACGGCAGCAGCCATGCTCGGACAGACTGCCGCGGCGGATGACACCTCATCTCAGGTGCACTTCGCTGACGTCTCCACTCGCTCGCTCGCGCAGATCTCCGACGCCATCGTGAAGCTTTCCGCCGTCGGTGCGCCCCTCGAGCTGCTCTTCGCAATGATCCCCGGATGGTCCAAGACCGATGTCCTGGAGGCAGCCCGACAGGCGCTCGAAGCGAAGCGCGAACTACTCGCCATCGAGCAGTAG
- a CDS encoding DUF4145 domain-containing protein: MLSGICAFCGNQTHFTARSGRVNSDRVNGNTYCYRIEVAATCDACQRFNSAEGLTENRNRTLAKGQILGAQDSTVEGEAMTINSWSPPAMRIVDTTFIPDGVAGYFKEAHDAFSVGAFRAVLLLVRSVIEATAKDRGIESGSLVQKINKLNDEGHIRRGTKDMAHALRILGNDMAHGDIDDVPTNEDADDALTIARFVLDDVYVADARRADMLARRGQDV; this comes from the coding sequence ATGCTTTCGGGAATATGCGCCTTTTGCGGCAACCAAACTCACTTCACTGCTCGCTCCGGCAGAGTGAATAGCGATCGAGTCAACGGCAACACCTATTGCTACCGGATCGAAGTCGCGGCGACTTGCGACGCTTGCCAGCGCTTCAATTCAGCCGAGGGGCTGACAGAAAACAGAAACAGAACCTTGGCCAAAGGTCAGATTTTGGGCGCACAAGACAGCACCGTTGAGGGGGAGGCCATGACAATTAATTCTTGGTCGCCGCCGGCCATGCGCATTGTCGACACCACATTTATCCCGGACGGTGTGGCTGGATATTTCAAGGAGGCTCACGATGCCTTCAGCGTCGGCGCATTCCGTGCAGTTCTGCTTCTCGTTCGGAGTGTTATCGAAGCCACTGCAAAAGATCGGGGCATCGAGTCGGGTTCGCTGGTTCAGAAGATCAACAAACTCAACGACGAGGGCCACATCCGAAGAGGCACTAAAGATATGGCCCACGCACTCCGTATTCTCGGAAACGACATGGCCCACGGTGACATCGATGATGTGCCCACGAATGAAGATGCGGACGACGCGCTCACGATCGCAAGGTTCGTCCTCGACGACGTTTACGTCGCAGATGCGAGGCGCGCCGATATGCTCGCTCGTCGAGGACAGGACGTCTGA
- a CDS encoding ParB/RepB/Spo0J family partition protein: protein MTSPASAGTTLQVDPRTLATEQNVRTAPNLDKGFLDSVKQHGVIIPVVVYWSDLLDCYQVYEGQRRTLAAVVNELPAITIYVIDPPTDEQTRIVTQLVANEHRAPIAAAEHVAAVKQLSLFGMPATMIAKKTNSRMGDVGNAIKISKSAVATEALTEMSIEDSAALIEFEDDPSAIGTIRAAAKDGRGLEHVLHRLRTEKASAAARAAVLTEIETLGLPTLETAPGYGDTGYRTIDNVYTGAKLSTPITVETALAEAGGDVYGYPKRVYTEWGSPEKYEVGYAIANWEAHGWFATNYSGSEKKAPLTDDERAKRRQSRENTKEWVPASEVRVAWLTEFLQSTKAPTGWELLAARHLVENAASGYGPNQWKAIAALVGVTSKDNARWSTGPIIDKYLTQHPNRAPQVMVGIICGSIEGGYEFDRKGWEQSATPAYLKLLALWGYPLSELEQLVASKTTKAVA, encoded by the coding sequence ATGACAAGCCCAGCGTCCGCCGGCACCACCCTCCAGGTCGACCCTCGCACCCTCGCCACTGAGCAGAACGTGCGCACAGCCCCGAACCTCGACAAGGGATTCCTCGACTCCGTCAAGCAGCACGGCGTCATCATCCCTGTCGTCGTCTACTGGTCCGACCTCCTCGACTGCTACCAGGTGTACGAAGGCCAGCGCCGCACCCTCGCCGCGGTCGTCAACGAGCTGCCAGCCATCACCATCTACGTCATCGACCCACCCACTGACGAACAGACCAGGATCGTCACCCAGCTCGTCGCGAACGAACACCGCGCACCGATCGCCGCCGCCGAGCATGTCGCCGCGGTGAAGCAGCTGTCGCTATTCGGCATGCCGGCCACGATGATCGCGAAGAAGACCAACTCACGCATGGGTGACGTCGGCAACGCCATCAAGATCTCGAAGTCAGCTGTCGCAACCGAGGCGCTCACCGAGATGAGCATCGAGGACTCCGCAGCGCTCATCGAATTCGAAGACGACCCATCCGCGATCGGCACCATCCGCGCGGCCGCGAAAGACGGCCGAGGCCTCGAGCACGTCCTCCACCGCCTCCGCACTGAGAAAGCCTCCGCTGCCGCCCGCGCCGCCGTGCTCACCGAGATCGAAACCCTCGGCCTCCCCACCCTCGAAACCGCACCTGGTTACGGCGACACCGGGTACCGCACCATCGACAACGTCTACACCGGCGCGAAACTCTCGACCCCCATCACCGTCGAGACGGCGCTCGCGGAGGCAGGTGGCGACGTGTACGGCTACCCGAAGCGGGTCTACACCGAGTGGGGCTCGCCGGAAAAGTATGAGGTCGGTTATGCGATCGCCAACTGGGAGGCGCACGGCTGGTTCGCTACGAACTACAGCGGATCCGAGAAGAAGGCACCGCTCACCGATGACGAGAGGGCGAAGCGCCGGCAGTCGCGTGAGAACACGAAGGAGTGGGTGCCTGCTTCTGAGGTGCGTGTGGCGTGGCTCACCGAGTTCCTGCAGAGCACCAAAGCACCCACCGGCTGGGAGCTACTCGCGGCACGGCACTTGGTGGAGAACGCGGCGAGCGGGTACGGCCCGAACCAGTGGAAGGCGATCGCGGCCCTCGTCGGTGTGACGTCGAAGGACAACGCGCGTTGGTCCACCGGCCCGATTATCGACAAGTACCTGACCCAGCACCCGAACCGTGCCCCGCAGGTCATGGTGGGCATCATTTGCGGCTCGATCGAGGGCGGTTACGAATTCGATCGAAAAGGCTGGGAGCAGTCGGCGACACCGGCGTACCTGAAACTACTCGCCTTGTGGGGTTACCCGCTATCGGAGCTCGAGCAGCTCGTCGCGTCGAAGACCACGAAGGCGGTCGCCTAA